One Miscanthus floridulus cultivar M001 chromosome 11, ASM1932011v1, whole genome shotgun sequence DNA window includes the following coding sequences:
- the LOC136494027 gene encoding large ribosomal subunit protein P2A-like: MKFIAAYLLAVLGGNLSPSSEDLAAILESVGCEVDNEKMELLLSQLSGKDITELIAAGREKFASVPCGGGGVAVAAAAPAAGGAAPAAEAKKEEKVEEKEESDDDMGFSLFD; this comes from the exons ATGAAGTTTATTGCTGCCTACCTGCTTGCTGTCCTCGGTGGGAACCTCAGCCCCTCTTCTGAGGATTTGGCAGCCATTCTGGAGTCAG TTGGCTGTGAAGTTGACAATGAAAAGATGGAACTCCTTCTGTCCCAACTGAGCGGTAAGGACATTACCGAGCTCATTGCCGCAGGCAGGGAGAAGTTTGCTTCAGTCCCATGTGGCGGTGGTGGTGTGGCTGTCGCGGCAGCTGCCCCTGCTGCTGGCGGAGCTGCTCCTGCAGCTGAggcaaagaaagaagagaaggtgGAAGAGAAGGAAGAAAGTGATGAT GACATGGGCTTCAGCCTCTTCGACTAA